The Treponema succinifaciens DSM 2489 region CCCAGAAGCGGCTTGAGTCCGGAGTCAGAACTTCGTCGCCAAGCACAAGCTCTCCGTTTTCGTCCAATCCGAATTCAAATTTTGTGTCTGCGATTATGATTCCGTTCTTGTATGCGTGCTCGTAGCATTTTTTGTAAATCGCAAGGGCTGCCTTTTCAATCTTTGTTCCAAGCTCCTCGCCAAGGTCTTTTTTCATGTAGTCAAGAGTTACGTTTATGTCGTGTCCTTCCGCCGCTTTTGTGGAAGGAGTTACAATCGGCTCGTCAAGTTTTTCCGCCTGCTGGTATTCTTTTTCAAACTTGTGGCCAAGGAACGGCTCGCCTTTTTTGTACGCTTCGTACATTGAACCGAACATATATCCGCGGACAATCACTTCGTACGGAATCATCTTAAGTTTTTTTACAAGGATTGTTCTTCCTTCAAATTCAGGCTTCTGGAATTCAGCCGGCATATCCTTTAAATCTGAAGAAATCATGTGGTTTTTCACAATGTCTTTTGTGTAGTCAAACCAGAAATTCGCAAGAGCGTTCAAAACCTTGCCTTTGTCTGTAATCATAGTTGGAAGAATAACGTCAAACGCGCTGATTCGGTCCGTTGTGACAATGACCATTCTTCCATCTTCCAAATCGTAAACCTCGCGGACTTTTCCGCTAGCATATTTTTTCATATATTGAACTCCTGTTTTTATAGAACGAAAGTATTATAAATCTTTTGCAGAGTTGAATTCAAGTTAGTTTGTGTTCTGTAAAAATCCTTTCTTTACGAGCGGAACTAGCATTCCTCCGAATGCGTTTCCTAATGTCATTATAATCAGGCAAAGAAAACTGTGAGCTGTCCAAGTGCGGGAAAGTGAAAAATAAAACATATCGGCAATGCTGTGCTCAAATCCGCTTAAAATGAACGCCATTACAGGAAGAAAAATCGCCAGAACTTTTCCAACTGGATTTTCGATTGTCTTGAATCCGTCCGCGGCAATGAACATGAGAATTCCGCAGAAAAATGACAGAACAAGAAGGCTTAGAGGCGTGTCTGCTGATTTTACCGCGCACATTGCGGCTGCCTTTTGTGCTATTGAGCTTGCTCTTGTGCAAAGAATGAGGAAGGCAAAAACAAATGTTCCTGCAAAGTTTCCAAGCCAGATTAATGCGACTTCTGCGATGTATGAAGGCTTTTTTTCAACAATGTAGCCGACTTTTCCCGTGTAAAGATAGAAGCCGAAGTTCAGGATTATAAAAAGCCCTGTTCCGAATAAAAACGCACCTGCGATTTTGCTTTCGCACGAAAGAAATGCTGTTGCGCCGATTCCGATTGCGATTCCAGTCATAAACGAGCGCAAGATGATATTAAGCAATTTTGATTTTATTGAATTTTTCATGCGCCGATTCTACTTTTTTTTGTGATTTTTGTCTTTAGCGGAATATAATAAAATTCTTTTCTTGTGCAAAATAAATTGTAAATTTTTTATTGTATGATATACTTAATGCTATCTCAAATTGTTTCAAATGTTTTCGTCTGTAAGGGCGATTTATTTTTATTAGAATTATTGAAATAGGTTTAAATTATGAAAAAAAGAA contains the following coding sequences:
- a CDS encoding formate/nitrite transporter family protein, which encodes MKNSIKSKLLNIILRSFMTGIAIGIGATAFLSCESKIAGAFLFGTGLFIILNFGFYLYTGKVGYIVEKKPSYIAEVALIWLGNFAGTFVFAFLILCTRASSIAQKAAAMCAVKSADTPLSLLVLSFFCGILMFIAADGFKTIENPVGKVLAIFLPVMAFILSGFEHSIADMFYFSLSRTWTAHSFLCLIIMTLGNAFGGMLVPLVKKGFLQNTN
- a CDS encoding phosphoribosylaminoimidazolesuccinocarboxamide synthase, with amino-acid sequence MKTGVQYMKKYASGKVREVYDLEDGRMVIVTTDRISAFDVILPTMITDKGKVLNALANFWFDYTKDIVKNHMISSDLKDMPAEFQKPEFEGRTILVKKLKMIPYEVIVRGYMFGSMYEAYKKGEPFLGHKFEKEYQQAEKLDEPIVTPSTKAAEGHDINVTLDYMKKDLGEELGTKIEKAALAIYKKCYEHAYKNGIIIADTKFEFGLDENGELVLGDEVLTPDSSRFWDLSKYKVGGSPASYDKQFVRDWLKENNLAGDPNIKEIPADVVAKTSAIYKECEKKICHK